From Humisphaera borealis, the proteins below share one genomic window:
- a CDS encoding phytoene/squalene synthase family protein — MLQRLIAPDPVEFDPLRRAAFIAARDICRRNARSFYFASHFLPLQKRYAAYAVYAFCRLLDDAIDLDAESSPPAGVTTPAAGEARLARLSATLDRFRATLDRAYAAGNDEPSSFDQTSMALHAFSLTVRRYRIDKQHFLDLAEGCRMDLTVSRYATWKDLERYCYLVAGVVGLIMCPIFGLGDARAVEQAVLMGNAMQLTNILRDVRQDWELGRVYLPLEDLDRFGYQEADIATGVVDDRFRRLMRFEIDRARDLYMRGAAGLCHLASDGSRLTASAMAVIYSGILGAIERAGYDVYASRAHLTTAQKLARLPSAWRLSRRDAGDVVPAVF; from the coding sequence GTGTTGCAACGGTTGATTGCCCCCGACCCCGTCGAGTTCGACCCGCTCCGTCGAGCCGCATTCATTGCGGCCCGCGACATCTGCCGTCGGAACGCCCGCAGCTTTTACTTCGCGTCGCATTTCCTCCCGCTTCAAAAGCGATACGCCGCATACGCCGTCTACGCTTTTTGCCGCCTCCTCGACGACGCGATCGACCTCGACGCCGAGTCGTCGCCGCCCGCAGGCGTTACGACGCCCGCGGCCGGCGAGGCCAGGTTGGCTCGATTGAGCGCGACGCTCGACCGCTTCCGCGCCACGCTGGATCGCGCTTATGCCGCGGGGAATGACGAGCCTTCTTCGTTCGACCAGACGTCAATGGCGCTTCATGCGTTCTCGCTGACGGTCCGACGATACCGGATCGACAAGCAGCACTTCCTCGACCTTGCCGAGGGATGCCGGATGGACCTGACGGTCTCGCGGTACGCCACCTGGAAAGACCTCGAGCGATACTGCTATCTCGTCGCCGGCGTCGTTGGTTTGATCATGTGCCCGATCTTCGGCCTCGGCGACGCCCGGGCGGTTGAGCAGGCGGTGCTCATGGGCAACGCGATGCAACTGACAAACATCCTGCGGGATGTTCGCCAGGACTGGGAACTCGGCCGCGTCTACCTTCCCCTCGAAGACCTCGACCGCTTTGGGTACCAGGAAGCGGACATCGCGACGGGTGTCGTCGACGACCGGTTCCGCCGCCTGATGCGGTTCGAGATCGACCGCGCAAGAGATCTCTACATGCGTGGGGCGGCGGGGCTTTGCCATCTCGCCAGCGACGGAAGCCGGTTGACCGCTTCCGCGATGGCAGTCATTTACAGCGGCATCCTGGGGGCGATCGAACGGGCCGGGTACGACGTCTACGCGTCGCGGGCGCACCTGACCACCGCACAGAAACTCGCCCGACTGCCGTCGGCCTGGCGGCTTTCGCGGCGCGATGCGGGTGATGTGGTTCCGGCGGTTTTCTGA
- the dnaA gene encoding chromosomal replication initiator protein DnaA, with protein MTTTHMPTREVIRRAPDRAHDHSGPHPLDPAVWQRILNNVRIHHPTLNRVWFDQMSPRQLTNGVIQATVQTPAQLNFCQSQCQQPFTAAAQAITGRLVSVSFHCDNLPRTGGGIFNDHDQPLQLNPDLTFENFVIGPCNRLAHAASTAVGEQPGKAYNPLFIHGGVGLGKTHLLQAISQRVLERDAGLRILYLSCDSFINQFMNAVENGEMNQFRHRYRDVDILIIDDIHFLAGRDRTQEEFFHTFNTLYQGHKQIILSADCPPSEIPELEERLVSRFNWGLVAPIDKPCYETRVAIVKKKSKMRGLELPDDVVCYVAAKIDNNTRELEGAITKLQGMSMLHEGRIDMEVAKAALGETVNAEQKRVTIQHILDAVTKYYNVRLSDLQSKRRHKSIAFPRQVCMYLARRHTRFSLEEIGGYFGGRDHTTVMHAVRTVTADVAEDPEVAQQLNRLEAQLTN; from the coding sequence ATGACCACCACTCACATGCCAACGCGTGAAGTGATCCGTCGCGCCCCTGACAGGGCTCACGATCACTCCGGACCACACCCCCTCGACCCGGCGGTATGGCAGCGAATCCTCAACAACGTCCGCATTCATCACCCGACGCTGAACCGCGTCTGGTTCGACCAGATGTCGCCGCGGCAGCTGACCAATGGCGTGATCCAGGCGACGGTGCAGACGCCGGCACAGCTCAACTTCTGCCAGAGCCAGTGCCAGCAACCGTTCACCGCCGCCGCCCAGGCAATCACCGGGCGGCTGGTCTCGGTCAGCTTTCACTGCGACAACTTGCCGCGCACGGGCGGCGGAATCTTCAACGACCACGATCAGCCCCTGCAGCTCAATCCGGACCTGACGTTCGAGAACTTCGTCATCGGGCCCTGCAATCGCCTGGCCCACGCGGCGTCAACCGCCGTCGGCGAACAGCCGGGCAAGGCGTATAACCCGCTGTTCATCCACGGCGGCGTCGGCCTGGGCAAGACGCACCTTCTCCAAGCGATCAGCCAGCGCGTACTCGAGCGCGACGCGGGACTGCGCATCCTCTATCTGTCCTGCGACTCGTTCATCAACCAGTTCATGAACGCCGTCGAGAATGGCGAGATGAATCAGTTCCGTCACCGCTATCGCGATGTCGACATCCTGATCATCGACGACATCCACTTCCTCGCCGGCCGCGACCGGACGCAGGAGGAGTTCTTCCATACCTTCAACACGCTCTATCAGGGCCACAAGCAGATCATCCTGAGCGCCGACTGCCCGCCGAGCGAAATCCCCGAACTGGAAGAGCGACTGGTCAGCCGGTTCAATTGGGGCTTGGTCGCACCGATCGACAAGCCCTGCTACGAGACGCGCGTCGCGATCGTGAAGAAGAAGTCGAAGATGCGCGGCCTCGAACTCCCCGACGACGTGGTCTGCTATGTCGCCGCCAAGATCGACAACAACACCCGCGAGCTGGAAGGTGCGATCACCAAGCTGCAGGGTATGTCGATGCTGCACGAAGGCCGCATCGACATGGAAGTCGCCAAGGCCGCCCTCGGCGAAACGGTCAATGCCGAGCAGAAGCGGGTGACGATCCAGCACATCCTGGACGCGGTCACCAAGTACTACAATGTCCGACTGAGCGATCTGCAGAGCAAGCGGCGTCACAAGAGCATCGCCTTCCCCCGGCAGGTCTGCATGTACCTCGCCCGGCGGCACACGCGGTTCAGCCTCGAGGAAATCGGCGGCTACTTCGGCGGTCGCGATCACACGACCGTTATGCACGCCGTCCGGACGGTCACCGCCGACGTGGCCGAAGACCCGGAAGTGGCGCAGCAACTGAACCGGCTCGAAGCGCAACTGACGAACTGA